In Desulfurobacterium indicum, one genomic interval encodes:
- the secG gene encoding preprotein translocase subunit SecG, with the protein MFTLLLIAHAILAILLVVVVLIQPGKGDISSLMGGGSASSAFGADTASVLTKTTAILGALFILNSIFLSIVGSKYLGNSSVINKVKMEQRQ; encoded by the coding sequence ATGTTTACACTTTTACTTATAGCTCACGCTATCCTGGCGATTTTACTTGTTGTTGTTGTTTTAATTCAGCCAGGCAAAGGAGATATATCGTCACTTATGGGTGGTGGAAGTGCATCATCGGCTTTTGGTGCAGATACGGCGTCAGTACTTACTAAAACAACAGCCATACTTGGAGCACTTTTTATTCTTAACTCTATCTTTCTTTCAATAGTAGGTTCCAAGTATCTTGGTAATTCTTCGGTTATTAATAAGGTAAAAATGGAGCAAAGGCA